In one Dreissena polymorpha isolate Duluth1 chromosome 7, UMN_Dpol_1.0, whole genome shotgun sequence genomic region, the following are encoded:
- the LOC127839359 gene encoding uncharacterized protein LOC127839359 translates to MSDRFKKVHEGFRNVILASQKGKLQKQFSWLESLLQHMRKHALVRLKFANDTSKSNDDVKQAFKKLQRFNAESTKMKVDLTQRARSRCAQMAVLLEIHLKQPSVHSDIKSRFYANEDMPLSDDNIDEIRAEVKRYIQGLILEEIQKWEQDSKHYQRTVTMINEEFEKKFQSLREEFEDVERLVHIENEPDNDFTGTDETPTNPVVIGSKDERKLKQFRKDRSPFMNKWLKDSLKEFLKLKSIDKTVLENYVSMLKKRIDQMSARIVSKSMQADTVHLKSILKDKRESREIVEDFTDIKTTVQDHIASLRLLELQCLASDKVNCVDITRVKEIGTGHFSEVYAAKYLQEDVALKVIKTSSASMFTHLFELEIFRRLHHEHIVKFKGVCYTDMLPAVVGGGKQEKLSNFRLMFLFEQCDTNLEDYVFNNPKLQCGNIPHNSRGQASQFFGRTGQAVCSAMLFIHGRGYAHRKMHLRGVLLQNGTVKLCGPTCKPDTNINDGSRILAPEVMVQGNIGKHTDIFDLGILLWELWYGRRAAIDLKKIRSITCRQHPDCNAKHAMPEGLARVVENCWALNPEDRPLAGLLLQEMYSIM, encoded by the exons ATGAGCGATCGTTTTAAGAAAGTTCATGAAGGATTCCGGAATGTAATTCTTGCAAGTCAGAAAGGGAAACTTCAGAAACAGTTCAG TTGGTTGGAAAGTCTGCTACAACACATGCGAAAACATGCATTAGTAAGGCTAAAGTTTGCCAACGATACCAGTAAGTCGAACGACGATGTGAAGCAAGCTTTTAAAAAGCTGCAGCGATTCAACGCGGAGTCAACAAAG ATGAAAGTGGATCTTACGCAGCGAGCACGATCACGTTGTGCGCAAATGGCGGTGTTGCTAGAAATACACCTGAAGCAACCAAGTGTTCATAGTGATATCAAAAGTCGATTTTATGCCAATGAAGACATGCCCCTTTCAGATGATAACATCGACGAAATCAGAGCCGAGGTGAAGAGGTATATCCAGGGGCTGATATTAGAAGAAATACAGAAATGGGAACAAGACTCTAAACACTACCAACGCACTGTAACAATGATTAACGAGGAATTTGAAAAGAAATTTCAGTCTCTGCGGGAAGAGTTTGAAGACGTTGAACGACTTGTGCATATTGAGAACGAACCCGACAATGATTTCACAG GGACGGATGAAACACCAACCAACCCGGTTGTTATCGGATCAAAGGATGAAAGGAAATTGAAACAATTTCGGAAAGACAGATCACCGTTTATGAACAAGTGGTTAAAGGATTCTTTAAAGGAATTCTTGAAATTGAAATCAATTGACAAAACTGTGCTTGAAAATTACGTTTCCATGTTAAAGAAACGAATAGATCAAATGAGTGCCCGTATTGTGTCAAAATCAATGCAAGCAGACACGGTGCATTTGAAGTCCATTTTGAAGGACAAGCGTGAATCACGCGAGATTGTTGAGGATTTTACGGATATAAAGACCACCGTTCAAGATCATATTGCGTCATTGAGATTGTTAGAGCTACAATGTCTTGCCAGCGATAAAGTTAACTGTGTTGACATAACTCGTGTTAAAGAAATCGGTACCGGGCATTTCTCAGAAGTTTATGCAGCTAAGTATTTGCAGGAGGACGTAGCactaaaagttattaaaacaTCATCCGCTTCGATGTTTACACATTTGTTCGAGTTAGAAATATTCAG GAGGTTACATCACGAGCACATTGTGAAATTCAAGGGAGTATGTTACACTGACATGTTGCCAGCTGTGGTTGGAGGCGGAAAGCAGGAGAAGCTGAGCAACTTCCGGTTGATGTTCCTGTTTGAACAATGTGACACCAACTTGGAagattatgtatttaataatccTAAACTCCAGTGTGG AAATATACCACACAACTCCAGAGGTCAAGCATCCCAGTTCTTTGGCCGAACAGGACAGGCTGTTTGCTCTGCGATGTTGTTCATTCATGGGAGAGGCTATGCGCATAGAAAAATGCACCTGAGAGGCGTTTTG TTACAAAACGGAACAGTGAAGCTTTGCGGACCAACTTGTAAGCCGGATACGAACATAAATGATGGATCTAGAATTTTGGCTCCGGAAGTTATGGTACAAGGAAACATTGGTAAACACACGGATATATTCGATTTAGGAATACTGCTGTGGGAACTTTGGTATGGAAG ACGGGCCGCGATAGATTTGAAAAAGATTCGATCTATAACCTGCAGACAGCATCCTGATTGCAATGCCAAGCACGCAATGCCGGAGGGTCTGGCACGTGTTGTAGAGAACTGTTGGGCGCTAAACCCAGAGGATAGACCTCTTGCCGGTCTGCTGTTGCAAGAAATGTATTCGATTATGTAA